Proteins encoded within one genomic window of Drosophila willistoni isolate 14030-0811.24 chromosome XL unlocalized genomic scaffold, UCI_dwil_1.1 Seg141, whole genome shotgun sequence:
- the LOC6638022 gene encoding AT-rich binding protein: MAKLSDTKIPITEFLEAYRRQPCLYNTLLGTYKNRVSREDAYKAIIKSLKNPQLTVMDIKLKIKSVRTVYSKELRIWMREKEMGRSYAPKLFWFKLADSFLRSVSLSNGKRMKTKAINPKLDTNQTAVKKEDSTLITSRKLLFNNSGDISMSEDTMEAEDQELDEEPLDAEPVESIDDEIEGIRALESQSQGNVSAVVNASDLERPSAIEGSTATGKTEISIDDSGFCVVEQQQQHQQQQHHQQQQQQQQHHHQQQQLQPTPRKLKLSTQGTGQNQLTHDSSTPPSASASASAFPVGGEDNLVIFGQSVASQLRTITDSYSRSVAKLRIQQVLFEAETGQFQNSASQDTISAHLHTF; the protein is encoded by the exons ATGGCCAAATTAAGCGACACTAAGATTCCCATTACCGAATTTCTGGAGGCGTACAGACGGCAGCCATGTCTGTATAACACACTATTGGGTACCTACAAAAATCGGGTGTCGCGGGAAGACGCCTACAAGGCAATAATTAAATCTTTGAAAAACCCCCAACTGACAGTTATGGACATCaaacttaaaattaaaagcGTACGCACAGTTTACTCCAAGGAGTTGCGTATTTGGATGCGGGAGAAGGAGATGGGCCGTAGCTATGCACCAAAGCTGTTTTGGTTTAAACTGGCAGATTCATTTTTACGTTCCGTTTCCCTCTCCAATGGTAAAAGG ATGAAGACAAAAGCAATCAATCCGAAACTAGATACAAACCAGACGGCGGTTAAAAAGGAAGACAGTACCCTTATAACGTCCAGAAAACTGCTCTTTAATAACTCTGGCGATATAAGTATGAGTGAGGATACCATGGAGGCGGAAGATCAAGAGCTGGATGAAGAGCCGCTCGACGCCGAGCCTGTGGAATCTATTGATGATGAAATTGAAGGCATTAGGGCTCTTGAAAGTCAGAGTCAAGGCAACGTTTCCGCTGTTGTCAATGCCAGCGATTTGGAGCGACCATCTGCTATTGAGGGATCAACAGCCACCGGCAAGACGGAAATTAGCATTGATGATTCTGGTTTCTGTGTGGtagaacagcaacaacaacaccaacaacaacagcatcaccaacaacaacaacagcagcagcagcatcatcatcaacaacaacaattgcagccTACTCCAAGGAAACTAAAGTTGTCTACTCAGGGAACTGGCCAAAATCAATTAACACATGATTCCTCTACACCACCATCAGcttcagcatcagcatcagcatttCCTGTTGGCGGTGAAgataatttagttatttttgGTCAATCAGTCGCCTCACAGTTGCGTACTATTACCGACTCATATTCACGATCCGTCGCCAAATTGCGTATCCAGCAGGTTCTGTTTGAAGCCGAAACGGGACAATTTCAAAACTCTGCCAGCCAAGACACAATTAGTGcacatttacatacattttaa
- the LOC6638024 gene encoding uncharacterized protein LOC6638024, with translation MEKLHISSGTSSAPPAAAATPISHHHQQLAQTDQLNVEQYPKNLIEQYLRASSKIKKFERAVFFKRFAPNASEVQADFHRLAYSFEESGIWQYAGMCHIGYAKCESYGGAAQRESEAYLRAARDFLQAQKDEHGLLHLRSGHENGLRQGALHCYHKAAERAADNCVFKAAILRELRQLQGQLESTSSFASPTHQIHDLEISADLSMQREDYRSALQHYDDMVDNIYERRAARLYGELLHRVEIMRLLLLVHLNLPPARQSPAHIKLIEYYFILAQLESQPCWSDSNEPIERPGAFVPEQQQYALAEIVSAWVERQMCDLKQLLMDFANEFSSLGAAERQLLATIYSGLSKIY, from the exons ATGGAGAAATTACACATTAGTAGTGGCACAAGCTCTGCCCCACCAGCCGCAGCAGCGACTCCCATTAGTCATCATCACCAGCAACTGGCTCAGACCGATCAGCTGAATGTAGAACAATATCCAAAAAACTTAATTGAACAATATTTGCGTGCCTCTAgcaaaattaagaaatttgaACGAGCAGTGTTCTTTAA ACGATTTGCTCCAAATGCCAGCGAAGTGCAGGCGGACTTTCATCGGCTAGCTTATAGCTTTGAGGAATCCGGAATTTGGCAATATGCAGGCATGTGCCATATTGGCTATGCAAAATGCGAATCCTACGGCGGGGCCGCTCAGCGTGAGTCTGAGGCATATTTGCGGGCAGCTCGAGACTTCCTTCAGGCTCAAAAAGATGAGCATGGTTTGCTACATCTGCGATCAGGGCACGAGAATGGCTTGCGCCAAGGAGCCCTTCATTGCTATCACAAGGCGGCAGAACGAGCGGCTGACAATTGCGTGTTTAAGGCAGCTATTCTCCGTGAGTTGAGGCAATTGCAAGGGCAATTGGAAAGCACCAGCAGCTTTGCATCGCCCACGCACCAGATACACGATCTGGAAATAAGCGCAGACCTCAGTATGCAGAGGGAGGATTATCGCAGTGCGTTGCAGCATTACGACGACATGGTCGATAATATCTATGAGCGGCGGGCTGCTCGCCTATATGGCGAATTGTTGCACCGTGTGGAAATCATGCGTCTTTTGCTTCTGGTTCATCTCAATTTACCACCTGCCCGCCAGTCGCCGGCTCACATCAAGCTGATTGAGTACTACTTTATCTTGGCCCAGCTTGAGTCACAACCTTGTTGGAGTGACAGCAACGAGCCAATTGAACGGCCTGGAGCCTTTGTCCCCGAACAGCAACAATATGCCCTTGCCGAGATAGTTTCCGCCTGGGTGGAGCGTCAAATGTGCGATCTCAAGCAATTGCTGATGGATTTTGCCAACGAATTCAGTTCACTTGGTGCAGCCGAAAGGCAATTGCTTGCCACAATATACTCAGGCCTTTCCAAAATCTACTAG
- the LOC6638023 gene encoding ATP-binding cassette sub-family F member 2, producing MSSNSKKRDAQRKKDARNKKIQQIPSTKKANGQPDRELTEEEKLCAKLEEEARISAEARSCTGSLAVHPRSRDVKIANFSITFFGSELLQDTMLELNCGRRYGLIGLNGCGKSSLLSVLGNREVPIPPHIDIFHLTREIPASSKSALQCVMEVDEERIKLEKLAEELAMSEEDDAQEQLIDIYERLDDMSADQAEAKAARILHGLGFDKAMQQKQAKDFSGGWRMRIALARALFVKPHLLLLDEPTNHLDLDACVWLEEELKEYKRILVLISHSQDFLNGVCTNIVHLTSKRLKYYTGNYEAFVRTRMELLENQMKQYNWEQDQISHMKNYIARFGHGSAKLARQAQSKEKTLAKMVAQGLTEKVTDDKVLNFYFPSCGTVPPPVIMVQNVNFRYNDETPWIYKNLEFGIDLDTRLALVGPNGAGKSTLLKLLYGDLVPTSGMIRKNSHLRIARYHQHLHELLDLDASPLEYMMRAFPDVKEKEEMRKIIGRYGLTGRQQVCPIRQLSDGQRCRVVFAWLAWQVPHLLLLDEPTNHLDMETIDALADAINDFDGGMVLVSHDFRLINQVAEEIWVCEKETVTKWKGGILDYKDHLKNKIASENEKKAKAGK from the exons ATGTCATCTAACTCGAAGAAACGCGATGCCCAGCGCAAAAAGGATGCCCGGAATAAGAAAATCCAACAGATACCTTCTACCAAAAAGGCCAATGGCCAGCCGGATCGTGAACTGACCGAGGAGGAGAAACTGTGCGCTAAATTGGAAGAGGAGGCACGCATCAGTGCTGAGGCAAGATCTTGCACCGGATCTCTGGCCGTGCATCCACGATCGCGTGATGTGAAAATTGCCAATTTCTCGATCACTTTCTTTGGCTCCGAGCTGCTGCAGGACACCATGCTCGAATTGAATTGCGGTCGTCGATATGGCCTCATTGGTCTTAACGGCTGCGGGAAATCCTCGCTTCTTTCAGTGCTCGGTAACCGGGAAGTACCCATTCCGCCTCACATTGATATATTCCATTTAACACGCGAAATACCGGCGAGTTCGAAGAGTGCCCTACAGTGCGTTATGGAAGTGGATGAGGAGCGAATTAAGCTGGAAAAATTAGCCGAAGAGCTGGCCATGAGCGAGGAGGATGATGCGCAAGAGCAGCTGATCGATATTTATGAGAGATTGGATGACATGTCGGCAGATCAAGCAGAGGCTAAAGCGGCGCGTATTCTCCATGGTCTTGGTTTCGACAAGGCCATGCAACAAAAACAGGCCAAAGACTTTTCAG GTGGTTGGCGTATGAGAATCGCCTTGGCTCGTGCCTTATTCGTTAAACCGCATCTTCTGCTGCTTGATGAACCGACCAATCACTTGGATCTCGATGCCTGTGTGTGGCTGGAAGAGGAGCTGAAGGAATATAAACGAATTTTGGTGCTGATTTCGCATTCGCAGGATTTCCTTAACGGCGTCTGCACCAATATCGTTCACCTGACAAGCAAACGGCTCAAGTATTATACTGGTAACTATGAGGCTTTTGTGCGCACCCGCATGGAATTATTggaaaatcagatgaaacaaTACAATTGGGAACAGGATCAGATATCGCatatgaaaaattatatagCTCGATTTGGTCACGGTTCGGCCAAATTAGCCCGACAGGCTCAGTCAAAGGAAAAGACTCTAGCCAAAATGGTGGCCCAGGGTCTTACCGAGAAGGTGACGGATGACAAGGTATTGAATTTCTATTTCCCATCATGCGGCACAGTGCCGCCGCCAGTTATTATGGTCCAG AATGTCAACTTCCGTTATAATGATGAGACACCATGGATTTATAAGAATCTTGAGTTTGGCATTGACTTGGACACTCGTCTGGCTCTAGTGGGACCCAATGGAGCTGGCAAATCGACTTTGTTGAAATTGCTTTACGGCGACTTGGTGCCCACCTCTGGCATGATACGTAAGAATTCCCATTTGCGTATCGCACGGTATCATCAGCATTTGCATGAGCTCCTTGATTTGGATGCCAGCCCGCTCGAATATATGATGCGCGCCTTTCCCGATGTCAAAGAGAAGGAGGAGATGCGGAAGATCATCGGCCGATACGGCCTGACGGGCAGGCAACAAGTGTGCCCCATACGTCAGCTATCGGATGGCCAGCGTTGTCGCGTAGTGTTTGCCTGGCTAGCCTGGCAGGTGCCTCACTTGCTGCTGCTTGATGAACCTACTAACCATTTGGATATGGAAACCATTGATGCCCTGGCGGATGCCATTAATGACTTTGATGGTGGCATGGTGTTAGTTAGTCACGATTTCCGACTCATTAATCAG GTGGCTGAGGAGATTTGGGTATGCGAAAAGGAGACGGTGACCAAATGGAAGGGTGGTATTTTGGACTACAAAGATCATTTAAAGAACAAAATCGCCTCCGAAAACGAAAAGAAGGCAAAAGCGGGAAAATAG